A section of the Solitalea canadensis DSM 3403 genome encodes:
- a CDS encoding LamG domain-containing protein: MKLTYINLIKTLVFLGGCIVASACEKDTLDANRISNAPTTPINIPDATVYPVVNQAHLVAYWNFNNNTREQIGNRPATINKMVFSRDRNGYKSSCFNGDGKDNWFTVPADNKLKSGSVTVSVWVKPEVLPGGTGFIVSLTQKETWERGYCLFMDGAGSNFRFKATDYHTMGSGYGNNWFDKTGGYPENQWFHLVYSWDASSNTQTIYVNGQEFFKNAVPSTGPNGPIIYGNATANAEVLYISKNGGADSWIAPYKGLMDDLRIYDVELSASDINQIYENEKAK; this comes from the coding sequence ATGAAATTAACATACATTAATTTAATTAAAACGCTTGTCTTTTTGGGAGGATGCATTGTAGCATCGGCTTGTGAAAAGGACACTTTGGACGCAAACAGAATCTCTAATGCTCCTACCACTCCAATAAATATCCCTGATGCAACGGTTTATCCTGTGGTTAATCAGGCTCATCTGGTAGCCTATTGGAACTTTAACAACAATACAAGAGAACAAATAGGTAATAGGCCTGCAACAATAAATAAAATGGTGTTTAGCCGTGACCGTAACGGTTATAAATCATCCTGTTTTAACGGAGATGGAAAAGATAACTGGTTCACAGTTCCTGCAGATAATAAATTGAAATCAGGCAGTGTAACGGTTTCTGTCTGGGTAAAACCAGAGGTGTTACCCGGAGGGACAGGATTTATTGTTTCCCTAACACAAAAAGAAACATGGGAACGAGGTTATTGTTTATTTATGGATGGAGCAGGATCCAACTTTAGATTTAAAGCAACCGATTACCATACAATGGGTTCTGGTTACGGTAATAACTGGTTTGACAAAACCGGTGGATATCCGGAAAACCAATGGTTCCATCTGGTATACTCATGGGATGCCTCTTCGAATACTCAAACAATTTATGTGAATGGCCAAGAGTTCTTTAAAAATGCTGTTCCTTCAACTGGTCCTAACGGCCCTATTATTTATGGGAATGCAACCGCAAATGCTGAAGTATTATATATATCCAAAAACGGAGGAGCAGATTCATGGATAGCTCCATACAAAGGATTAATGGATGATTTACGTATATATGATGTTGAGTTGTCGGCTTCAGATATAAACCAGATTTATGAAAATGAGAAAGCCAAGTAG
- a CDS encoding RagB/SusD family nutrient uptake outer membrane protein: protein MKRFFISVLAITILGAVASSCKDYMEFPPEGQVPQVLNYQNANDAEAGMVSMYAYLRSWDIAGGMNYLTLSELTSDNIIKGSAPGDGSWANAYNIYQFTKDEGQLRSFWRGRYQAIGFSNQIITKVPSIAMDQGVKDRYIAEAKFLRAYHYFNLVRAFGGVPIVDHVPVGPEGNIRRSAEETWDFIEKDLNESIAVLPDAVPSAELGRATKWAAKFLLAKTYLYREKWSQCKSLTDEFIASGKFSLYPNFYKLFRPEQEFCSESIFEIVSTHISGNDRLSNCQYSEIQGVRGQYGWGWYVPSDNLAAAFDAAGDVVRKKATILYRGDVTPDGDEIKGIEIMDGTSIPRYSGKAYVPSRFPSQYSGRDQNIRIMRFAEVLLMNAEAAIHTSSDAATSLNKVRTRVSLPAISNPTLQQIWNERRLELACEQDRFWDLVRTGQAASALATQGFSAGKNKLFPIPQEEVNLSAGQLSQNPGW, encoded by the coding sequence ATGAAAAGATTTTTTATATCAGTACTTGCAATTACCATTTTAGGTGCAGTTGCAAGTTCCTGTAAAGATTATATGGAGTTTCCTCCTGAAGGGCAGGTTCCACAAGTATTAAACTATCAAAATGCTAATGACGCTGAGGCTGGAATGGTTTCTATGTACGCCTATTTGCGTAGCTGGGATATAGCAGGCGGTATGAATTACCTAACACTAAGTGAATTAACCTCCGATAATATTATTAAAGGAAGTGCTCCTGGTGATGGTTCATGGGCCAATGCCTACAACATTTATCAATTCACAAAAGATGAAGGTCAATTGCGTAGCTTTTGGAGGGGGCGATATCAGGCTATTGGATTTAGTAATCAAATAATAACTAAGGTGCCTTCAATAGCAATGGACCAAGGCGTAAAAGACAGATACATTGCCGAAGCTAAGTTCTTAAGGGCTTACCATTATTTCAATTTGGTACGTGCTTTTGGTGGGGTTCCAATTGTAGATCACGTTCCGGTTGGTCCCGAAGGTAATATTCGTAGATCTGCTGAGGAAACTTGGGATTTTATTGAAAAAGATCTGAATGAATCAATTGCTGTATTACCGGATGCGGTTCCTTCAGCTGAATTGGGAAGGGCAACCAAATGGGCAGCAAAATTTTTGTTAGCCAAAACGTATTTGTATCGTGAAAAATGGTCACAATGCAAATCATTAACAGATGAATTTATAGCAAGTGGTAAATTCTCTTTATATCCTAACTTCTACAAATTGTTTAGACCAGAACAAGAGTTCTGCTCTGAGTCCATTTTTGAAATTGTAAGTACACACATAAGTGGTAACGACAGGCTATCAAACTGTCAATATTCAGAAATACAGGGAGTAAGGGGCCAATATGGATGGGGATGGTATGTTCCATCAGATAATTTGGCTGCTGCATTTGATGCGGCAGGAGATGTAGTAAGAAAAAAAGCAACCATTTTATACAGAGGGGATGTTACGCCAGACGGAGATGAAATTAAAGGTATTGAGATAATGGATGGTACTTCTATTCCAAGATATAGTGGTAAAGCTTATGTTCCTTCACGCTTTCCTAGTCAATATAGCGGCAGAGACCAAAACATAAGAATAATGCGCTTTGCAGAAGTATTATTGATGAATGCAGAAGCTGCAATACATACCAGCAGTGATGCTGCAACTTCATTAAATAAAGTACGTACACGAGTAAGTTTACCTGCTATTTCCAATCCGACCCTTCAGCAAATATGGAATGAACGCAGACTTGAACTTGCCTGCGAGCAAGATCGCTTCTGGGATTTGGTACGCACTGGTCAGGCAGCTAGTGCATTGGCAACTCAAGGCTTTTCAGCAGGAAAAAATAAATTATTCCCAATCCCTCAAGAAGAGGTCAATCTAAGTGCTGGTCAGCTTAGCCAGAATCCTGGTTGGTAA